Proteins encoded together in one Impatiens glandulifera chromosome 1, dImpGla2.1, whole genome shotgun sequence window:
- the LOC124920540 gene encoding inactive protein kinase SELMODRAFT_444075-like translates to MVEKAVVAVKASKEIPKTALIWALTHVVQPGDCITLLVVVPSQNSGKRLWGFPRLPGDCANGNKRSHTGTASDQKDDLTDTCSQMILQLHDVYNPNKINVKIKIVSGSPCGVVAAEAKKEQANWVILDKHLKQEEKRCVEELQCNIATMKKHSQPKVLRLNLVGTRSNESKAACMSLSSNLDDNNKQQQQLQQPKKEKEKENDQDMDSIRCPAVTPVSSPELFTATEAGTSSVSSSDPGTSPFSVLEISSGGHLKIEEEEVEASRTSKHIQDFEEDDSETETETESENLSQRYHHQPWMASILASAHHESFHNVTTKTLLEKFSKLEHDADSRPASFRTDTNMSSNGNMRNTTYLSINTPLEPPPLCSVCQHKAPLFGKPPRWFTYAELELATGGFSRDNFLAEGGYGNVHRGILPSGQVVAVKQHKLASSQGDQEFCAEVEVLSCAQHRNVVMLIGFCIEEGRRLLVYEYICNGSLDSHLYGRQREPFGWSARQKIAVGAARGLRYLHEECRVGCIVHRDMRPNNILITHDFEPLVGDFGLARWQPDGDTAVETRVIGTFGYLAPEYTQSGQITEKADVYSFGVVLVELVTGRKAVDINRPRGQQCLTEWARPLLEEYAIDELVDPCLVNNYDEQEVYYMLHAASLCIRRDPQSRPRMSQVLRILEGDGIMDSGRMDVGSLSGRVRLDDDAAATMEGGFSGKLQKPWQMEIGRRIVSYRDDNDEEEDYK, encoded by the exons ATGGTGGAGAAGGCTGTTGTCGCCGTTAAGGCTTCCAAGGAGATTCCTAAAACTGCCCTTATTTGGGCTCTGACTCATGTTGTCCAGCCAGGAGACTGCATTACACTCCTTGTCGTCGTGCCTAGTCAAAATTCGGGTAAGAGGCTATGGGGCTTTCCTAGATTACCTGGAGATTGTGCCAATGGCAACAAAAGGTCTCATACTGGGACGGCCTCTGATCAGAAAGACGATCTTACAGATACCTGTTCCCAAATGATCCTTCAGCTTCATGATGTTTACAATCCTAACAAG ATAAATGTGAAGATAAAGATTGTTTCTGGATCACCTTGTGGAGTTGTTGCAGCTGAAGCCAAGAAAGAACAAGCTAATTGGGTCATATTAGACAA ACATTTAAAGCAGGAGGAGAAGCGTTGCGTTGAAGAGCTGCAGTGCAATATCGCCACTATGAAGAAGCATTCTCAGCCGAAAGTTTTGAGACTGAATTTGGTTGGCACGCGATCAAACGAATCTAAAGCAGCCTGTATGTCACTATCATCTAATCTAGATGATAATAATAAGCAGCAACAGCAGCTGCAACAGCCCaagaaggaaaaggaaaaggaaaatgATCAGGATATGGATTCCATTCGATGCCCTGCTGTTACTCCAGTTAGTAGTCCAGAGTTATTTACAGCCACTGAGGCCGGGACATCCTCAGTTTCAAGCTCAGATCCAGGGACTTCACCTTTCTCTGTACTCGAAATAAGCAGTGGTGGTCACTTAAAGATAGAGGAGGAGGAGGTAGAAGCTTCAAGAACTAGTAAACACATTCAAGactttgaagaagatgattcagAGACAGAGACTGAGACTGAGAGCGAAAACTTAAGTCAAAGGTATCATCATCAGCCATGGATGGCAAGTATTCTGGCTTCTGCCCATCACGAGTCCTTTCATAACGTGACGACTAAAACCCTATTGGAGAAGTTCTCGAAACTAGAACATGATGCTGATTCTAGGCCAGCTTCTTTTCGAACTGATACAAATATGAGCAGCAATGGAAACATGAGAAACACAACCTACCTCTCTATAAATACTCCACTTGAGCCTCCTCCACTGTGTTCCGTATGCCAGCACAAGGCACCCTTATTTGGAAAGCCTCCAAGATGGTTTACGTATGCGGAGCTCGAGTTGGCTACAGGAGGATTTTCTCGAGATAATTTCCTGGCAGAAGGAGGATATGGTAATGTGCATAGGGGTATATTACCAAGTGGTCAGGTGGTTGCTGTTAAGCAGCATAAATTGGCTAGTTCTCAAGGTGATCAAGAATTTTGCGCAGAAGTTGAAGTGCTCAGTTGCGCTCAACATAGAAATGTCGTCATGTTAATTGGGTTTTGCATCGAGGAAGGAAGACGGTTGTTGGTTTACGAGTACATATGCAATGGATCATTGGATTCTCATTTATATG GTCGTCAACGAGAACCATTTGGGTGGTCTGCACGTCAAAAAATTGCAGTTGGAGCAGCCCGTGGATTGCGGTATCTTCACGAGGAATGCAGAGTCGGGTGCATTGTCCATCGAGATATGAGGCCAAACAACATCCTTATTACTCATGATTTCGAACCACTG GTTGGGGATTTTGGCTTGGCAAGATGGCAACCCGACGGTGATACAGCAGTGGAGACCAGAGTTATAGGAACATTTGG TTATTTGGCTCCAGAATATACACAAAGTGGACAGATTACAGAGAAAGCGGACGTATATTCTTTTGGAGTGGTTTTAGTGGAGCTAGTCACAGGAAGGAAAGCTGTGGATATTAACAGGCCAAGGGGTCAGCAATGCCTCACTGAATgg GCCCGGCCATTGTTGGAAGAATACGCTATTGATGAACTAGTGGACCCGTGTCTGGTCAATAACTACGACGAACAAGAGGTGTATTACATGTTACATGCTGCATCTTTATGCATAAGACGTGATCCACAATCCAGGCCTCGAATGTCACAG GTGCTACGTATACTGGAGGGGGATGGAATTATGGATTCGGGTCGTATGGATGTAGGAAGTCTAAGTGGAAGAGTTAGACTAGACGACGATGCAGCAGCGACGATGGAAGGGGGTTTCAGTGGGAAGCTGCAAAAGCCATGGCAAATGGAAATTGGCAGGAGGATCGTATCATACAGGGATGATAACGACGAGGAGGAGGACTACAAGTGA
- the LOC124920543 gene encoding PRA1 family protein F3-like: protein MTNYGTIPTSSSPAGGQNLEYISRAKQRIKEGLDDRRPWKEFFDYHSIRIPSNVNDAIGRIKTNIAYFRMNYAITVLVILFLSLLWHPISLIVFTVLMAVWMFLYFLRDEPLALFNRTIDDWWVLVALSIVTIVLLLLTNATSNILISLAIGFVVVVVHAVVRNTENLFLDDDDEQGAGTAHFLTRK, encoded by the coding sequence atgacGAATTACGGCACTATTCCGACGTCTTCTTCTCCGGCGGGTGGTCAGAATCTGGAATACATATCTCGAGCAAAGCAAAGGATTAAGGAAGGACTCGACGATCGACGTCCATGGAAGGAATTTTTCGATTACCATTCGATCCGTATTCCCTCCAACGTCAACGATGCAATCGGAAGGATCAAAACCAACATAGCTTATTTCCGTATGAACTACGCTATTACAGTTCTTGTTATCCTCTTTCTCAGTCTTTTATGGCATCCAATCTCTCTTATTGTCTTCACTGTCCTCATGGCTGTCTGGATGTTCCTCTATTTCCTTCGAGATGAACCGCTTGCGCTTTTTAATCGTACTATTGATGATTGGTGGGTACTTGTGGCTCTCTCAATCGTCACGATTGTGCTTTTATTGTTGACTAATGCCACATCAAACATATTGATTTCTCTGGCGATTGGGTTTGTCGTGGTTGTGGTTCATGCTGTTGTTAGGAATACTGAGAATTTGTttttggatgatgatgatgaacagGGTGCAGGAACTGCTCATTTCTTGACTAGAAaatag
- the LOC124920542 gene encoding thioredoxin-like 2-1, chloroplastic — protein sequence MHLSSIQSADILGLQTHPSRTYLLYNSSVISPKHVLSLSNFSCISWVHKDSGAKATSFFSRASANRLKVNAVGTESDVPKWWEKKSGPNMIDINSTQEFVDALSKAGDRLVIVDFYGTWCASCRAMFPKLCKIAQLHPEILFLKVNFDENKPLCKSLNIKVLPYFHFYRGADRLVESFSCSLAKFQKMKDAIATHNCVKLTSEVDDKPSEPTTSV from the exons atgcacCTATCTTCTATACAATCGGCCGATATACTTGGATTACAAACTCACCCATCTCGCACCTATCTTCTATACAATTCCTCCGTGATTTCACCTAAACATGTCCTCTCACTGTCCAATTTCAGCTGTATTTCCTGGGTTCATAAAGATTCTGGCGCCAAAGCAACCTCTTTCTTTAGTCGAGCATCAGCAAATCGTCTCAAG GTTAATGCAGTTGGAACTGAGAGTGATGTGCCAAAATGGTGGGAAAAGAAGTCTGGACCTAACATGATTGATATCAATTCTACACAAGAGTTTGTAGACGCCTTGAGTAAAGCTGGAGATAGATTGGTGATTGTTGACTTCTATGGCACCTGGTGCGCCTCTTGTCGAGCAATGTTTCCAAAG cTGTGCAAAATTGCTCAACTGCATCCAGAAATTTTGTTTCTGAAAGTGAACTTTGACGAGAACAAGCCCTTGTGCAAGAGTTTGAACATAAAGGTGCTTCCATATTTCCATTTCTATCGTGGAGCTGATAGGCTGGTAGAATCCTTTTCTTGCTCACTTGCCAAG TTTCAGAAAATGAAGGATGCCATTGCAACTCATAACTGTGTGAAGTTGACTTCCGAAGTTGATGACAAGCCATCAGAGCCTACTACATCTGTATGA
- the LOC124920541 gene encoding protein FLX-like 3, translating into MTGRNRTNRHSFDHRRPGPYHAQGRLVRGPPPPHPPEMLEEKLQVQHLEIRRLLADNTRLTDNRVSLQQELEAAREELHRMNILISNLCADLDMRSKDLIEKTLKMESELRATEPLKSEATQLRSELTMLSTNRQDLNDQVQSLSKDVAKLKADNQQIPILKSENDGMRQHLIHARAAIDYEKKVNVELTEQRKAMETNLVYVIREVEKLRAELANVDVGPWASGASYGVAYGMKFNSLNGGFSAPYGYPYGVHMVRLKKSMQKFCFEIGQFCIIL; encoded by the exons ATGACTGGGAGAAACCGTACTAATCGCCATTCATTCGACCATCGGCGGCCTGGCCCTTATCACGCCCAAGGACGTTTGGTACGAGgccctcctcctcctcatcctCCTGAAATGTTGGAGGAAAAGCTCCAAGTGCAGCATCTCGAAATTCGCCGGCTATTGGCCGACAACACAAGGCTCACTGACAATAGAGTCTCTCTGCAACAGGAGCTTGAAGCTGCTAGGGAGGAACTTCATAggatgaatattttaatttcaaatcttTGTGCTGATCTGGATATGCGTTCCAAGGACCTGATAGAAAAGACTTTGAAAATGGAATCCGAACTTCGAGCCACTGAACCACTCAAATCCGAGGCTACGCAACTACGTTCCGAACTAACGATGTTGAGCACCAATCGGCAGGATCTTAATGACCAAGTTCAGAGTCTCTCAAAAGATGTTGCCAAGTTGAAAGCTGATAATCAACAGATTCCAATTTTAAAGTCCGAGAATGATGGAATGCGACAACATCTCATCCATGCTAG GGCTGCCATTGACTATGAAAAGAAGGTAAATGTTGAGTTGACGGAACAAAGGAAGGCGATGGAGACGAACCTAGTATATGTGATACGTGAAGTTGAAAAGCTACGAGCAGAACTTGCAAATGTTGATGTTGGACCATGGGCTTCTGGTGCATCATATG GTGTGGCATATGGGATGAAGTTCAATAGCCTCAATGGTGGATTTTCAGCTCCTTATGGCTATCCATATGGAGTCCATATGGTACGTCTTAAGAAATCCATGCAAaagttttgttttgaaattggACAATTTTGTATTATTCTTTAG
- the LOC124914045 gene encoding cytochrome P450 90D2: protein MLLSILTLSATIFLIIIIIIRSSTTIRRSRLPLGNLGWPFIGETIHFISSAYSDHPESFMEKRRLLYGNVFMSHLFGTRTIVSTDAEVNKVVLQSEHKAFVPFYPKSLTELMGNSSILLINGTLHRRIHGLIGSFFKSSNVRAQITTHMEKLIKQSISTWSDGQLLYIQDQAKQITFQVLVRTLIGLDPGEEMEFLRKQFQEFIAGLMSLPVKFPGSRLYKSLKAKKKMVEMLHEIIKVKRSRRKEEVVVPGDIMDVFLSDQLLISDEMIADNMIDFMIPGEDSVPLLITLAIKYLSDCPTALQQLKEENMKLKRSKEEAGEPLCWTDYLSLRFTQMVICETLRMGNIIVGVMRKATRDVEIKGYLIPKGCCVFTYFRSVHLDHTHYHSPYRFNPWRWQDHKDISNANISFTPFGAGQRLCPGLDLARLETSIFLYHFVTQFRWVAEADSIVNFPTVRMKRRMPVLVTRRDPAQDLDK from the exons ATGTTATTATCAATCTTAACTTTGTCTGCCACAATCTTCTtaataatcatcatcatcatcagatcATCAACTACAATAAGAAGAAGCAGACTTCCTTTGGGAAACCTGGGATGGCCATTCATAGGAGAAACCATACATTTCATCTCCTCCGCTTACTCCGACCACCCTGAATCCTTCATGGAAAAACGCCGCCTTCT GTATGGGAATGTGTTCATGTCACATTTATTTGGAACTAGGACAATAGTTTCAACAGATGCAGAAGTGAACAAAGTTGTGTTACAAAGTGAACACAAGGCATTCGTTCCTTTTTACCCAAAATCACTTACTGAGCTCATGGGAAATTCATCCATTCTCCTCATCAATGGAACCTTGCACAGAAGAATCCACGGTCTCATCGGTTCTTTCTTCAAGTCCTCCAATGTTAGAGCTCAGATTACCACCCACATGGAGAAGTTGATTAAACAATCCATCAGCACTTGGTCTGATGGCCAACTTCTATACATCCAAGACCAAGCCAAACAA ATTACTTTCCAAGTGCTTGTGAGGACTTTAATAGGTTTGGATCCAGGTGAAGAAATGGAGTTTCTAAGGAAACAATTTCAAGAATTCATAGCTGGTCTCATGTCTTTGCCTGTTAAATTCCCTGGAAGCAGGCTTTATAAGTCTTTAAAg GCTAAGAAGAAAATGGTGGAGATGTTGCATGAAATAATCAAAGTGAAGAGGAGTAGGAgaaaagaagaagttgttgtTCCTGGAGACATAATGGATGTTTTTCTTAGCGACCAATTATTAATATCGGACGAGATGATAGCAGATAACATGATTGATTTCATGATTCCAGGCGAGGATTCTGTGCCACTTCTTATTACCCTCGCAATTAAGTACCTTTCTGATTGTCCAACTGCTCTTCAACAATTAAAg GAAGAGAACATGAAATTAAAGAGAAGCAAAGAAGAGGCTGGAGAGCCACTATGTTGGACTGATTACTTATCCCTTAGATTCACTCAAATG GTGATTTGTGAGACTCTTAGGATGGGAAATATCATAGTTGGAGTGATGAGGAAAGCGACTAGAGATGTCGAGATAAAAGGGTATTTGATCCCTAAAGGATGTTGCGTTTTCACATACTTTAGATCAGTTCATCTTGATCATACCCATTATCACTCACCTTACAGATTTAATCCTTGGAGGTGGCAA GATCATAAAGACATTTCTAATGCAAATATTAGCTTTACTCCCTTTGGTGCTGGCCAAAGACTCTGTCCTGGCCTTGATTTGGCCAGGCTGGAAACTTCCATTTTTCTCTATCATTTTGTCACTCAATTTAG GTGGGTGGCAGAGGCTGACTCCATTGTGAACTTCCCTACAGTGAGGATGAAGAGAAGAATGCCAGTTCTGGTCACAAGAAGAGACCCAGCCCAAGACCTAGACAAATAA